In the genome of Gordonia rubripertincta, one region contains:
- the mshB gene encoding N-acetyl-1-D-myo-inositol-2-amino-2-deoxy-alpha-D-glucopyranoside deacetylase, whose protein sequence is MTDASPTADRRLLLVHAHPDDETIMTGGTIARYLAEGVDVRVLTFTLGEEGEVIGDEFAQLVADGGADQLGGYRIAELTRALAALSPAEGPTLTPRFLGGAGRWRDSGMAGAPSANHPRALVQAPFDEPVGVLLDLLLDFAPQVVVSYDASGTYGHPDHKLVHEVTAAAVARAREADAGPAKLYESVTEYSALGNGLAAARAVPHGWRMPHPGELPSYPDDEITTEVDVRAYYPHKVAGLAAHATQVTVAPSGTEYALSNNILQPILDHEHFILTDHDPRPALDGDRETDLFSGIG, encoded by the coding sequence GTGACCGACGCTTCTCCCACCGCCGACCGGCGGCTGTTGCTCGTCCACGCCCATCCCGACGACGAGACGATCATGACCGGCGGGACCATCGCCCGCTACCTCGCCGAAGGCGTCGACGTGCGCGTGCTGACCTTCACCCTCGGCGAGGAGGGCGAGGTCATCGGTGATGAGTTCGCACAGCTTGTCGCCGACGGCGGCGCCGACCAGCTCGGCGGGTACCGCATCGCGGAGCTGACCCGTGCCCTCGCCGCACTGAGCCCGGCCGAGGGGCCGACCCTCACGCCGCGCTTCCTCGGCGGTGCCGGCCGCTGGCGCGACTCCGGCATGGCCGGTGCACCGTCGGCGAACCACCCGCGCGCGCTCGTGCAGGCGCCGTTCGACGAGCCGGTCGGCGTGCTGCTCGACCTGCTCCTCGACTTCGCCCCGCAGGTCGTGGTCAGCTACGACGCGTCGGGCACCTACGGTCACCCCGACCACAAGCTCGTCCACGAGGTCACCGCCGCCGCAGTGGCACGTGCGCGAGAAGCCGACGCGGGCCCGGCGAAGCTGTACGAGTCGGTCACCGAGTACAGCGCCCTGGGGAACGGTCTGGCGGCCGCCCGGGCCGTGCCCCACGGCTGGCGCATGCCGCACCCAGGCGAACTCCCGAGTTACCCCGACGATGAGATCACCACCGAGGTCGACGTGCGGGCGTACTACCCGCACAAGGTCGCCGGACTCGCCGCGCACGCCACACAGGTGACCGTCGCGCCGTCGGGGACCGAGTACGCGCTGTCGAACAACATCCTGCAGCCGATCCTCGACCACGAGCACTTCATCCTCACCGACCACGATCCGCGTCCGGCCCTCGACGGCGACCGGGAGACGGACCTCTTCTCCGGGATCGGATAG
- a CDS encoding FO synthase: MVLRAWAEDITAPIERVTAALSRLRDDPTTLGPDALDDEGWVALLGASGTHLEELCELADTVRARVTDPEVLTFVVNRNLDTGVAARLISDSRRPGEPALADLVGEAVELGATEICMQGPLPADRPATDYVRLVEEITGAADGLHLHAYRAAEIADGASRTGVTVGEHLRRLRAAGLGSIPGTAALILDDTVRGHLSPTGSAPARDWIEVIEAAHGAGLFSTATIVYGHVETPEQQVAHLRTLLGIQRRTSGFTELILMPMVATNTPPHLTAAATSTASQRETRALHAVARLMSVGLIDHVQVAWTKLDPDTVDLLLHGGADDIGGLLLDGRLMPDAGPEMGRVLDVDTLVGIAERAGRAPRQRTTRYAEPEADRLIPIPQVRS, encoded by the coding sequence ATGGTTCTGCGCGCGTGGGCCGAAGACATCACGGCCCCGATCGAGCGCGTCACAGCGGCCCTGAGCCGTCTTCGTGACGACCCGACAACCCTCGGCCCCGATGCCCTCGACGACGAGGGCTGGGTCGCGCTGCTGGGTGCGTCCGGGACCCACCTGGAAGAACTGTGCGAACTCGCCGACACCGTCCGAGCCCGGGTCACCGACCCCGAGGTCCTGACCTTCGTCGTCAACCGCAATCTGGACACCGGGGTCGCCGCCCGCCTCATCTCCGATTCACGTCGCCCGGGCGAACCTGCGCTCGCCGATCTGGTCGGGGAGGCCGTGGAACTCGGCGCCACCGAGATCTGCATGCAGGGACCGTTGCCCGCCGACCGACCGGCCACCGACTACGTCCGCCTCGTCGAAGAGATCACCGGCGCGGCAGACGGTCTGCATCTGCACGCGTATCGCGCCGCCGAGATCGCCGACGGCGCGAGCCGGACCGGGGTGACGGTCGGCGAACATCTCCGTCGCCTGCGCGCCGCCGGGCTCGGGTCCATCCCCGGAACCGCCGCCCTGATTCTGGACGACACCGTCCGCGGACACCTGTCGCCGACCGGGTCCGCACCCGCCCGCGACTGGATCGAGGTCATCGAGGCCGCGCACGGCGCCGGGCTGTTCTCGACGGCCACGATCGTCTACGGACATGTCGAGACCCCGGAGCAGCAGGTCGCTCACCTGCGTACGCTGCTCGGGATCCAGCGCCGTACGAGCGGATTCACCGAGCTGATCCTCATGCCGATGGTCGCCACCAACACGCCGCCGCATCTGACCGCCGCCGCGACGTCGACCGCCTCGCAGCGGGAGACCCGCGCGTTGCACGCGGTCGCCCGGCTGATGTCCGTCGGTCTCATCGACCACGTGCAGGTCGCCTGGACCAAGCTGGACCCCGACACCGTGGACCTGCTGCTGCACGGCGGTGCCGACGACATCGGCGGCCTGCTGCTCGACGGCCGGCTCATGCCGGACGCCGGTCCGGAGATGGGTCGCGTCCTCGACGTCGACACCCTCGTCGGCATCGCCGAACGCGCCGGTCGCGCACCGCGTCAGCGCACCACCCGTTATGCCGAGCCGGAAGCCGATCGGCTGATCCCCATCCCGCAGGTGCGTTCGTGA
- a CDS encoding flavin-containing monooxygenase, with the protein MTVTTQGGERVDIDTVHDVDVAIIGAGFAGLGMATQLARRGRESFVVLERADAVGGTWRDNVYPGIACDIPAHLYSFSFRPPADWASRYPSGHEIRDYLEQTVADEGLAEHILLNCELRQAAWDEVAARWTITAGTADGPGQTFRARSLVLAVGRLSEAKIPDIEGLGDFPGQVVHTAAWHDDVAVEGARVGVVGTGASAVQLIPHLAGAAEELVVFCRTAPYVVPREDRRYTADERAALLDPEVAGEVRHRLLTEADGAFRQRLGLHPDIDQIRARARNHLHAQVDDPELRELLTPDYEIGCKRILLSDDFYPALQRSNVVFEPSALESIAESKATARSGRTFDLDVLVMATGFESARPPAASRVVGRAGVRLSEHWAAGMTSYASTVVSGFPNMFVLDGPNAALGHNSAIYMIETQLDYVLGALEFMGGTEVRALEVSAEAEAAYTREIDERSASTVWLTGCDSWYVDPKSGRLTLLWPGTAASFRERNGTFDPAPYLTITDSPEGER; encoded by the coding sequence GTGACGGTGACGACGCAGGGGGGTGAGCGGGTGGACATCGACACGGTCCACGACGTCGATGTCGCCATCATCGGTGCCGGGTTCGCCGGCCTCGGGATGGCCACGCAGCTCGCCCGTCGCGGCCGCGAATCCTTCGTCGTCCTCGAACGTGCCGACGCGGTGGGCGGCACCTGGCGGGACAACGTCTACCCCGGTATCGCCTGTGACATCCCCGCACACCTGTACTCGTTCTCGTTCCGTCCGCCGGCCGACTGGGCGTCGCGGTACCCGAGTGGCCACGAGATCCGCGACTACCTCGAGCAGACCGTCGCCGACGAGGGTCTCGCCGAGCACATCCTGCTGAACTGCGAACTGCGACAGGCGGCCTGGGACGAGGTCGCAGCCCGCTGGACCATCACCGCCGGGACCGCGGACGGACCCGGCCAGACCTTCCGCGCGCGAAGTCTGGTCCTCGCCGTCGGCCGGTTGTCGGAGGCGAAGATCCCCGACATCGAGGGTCTCGGCGATTTTCCCGGCCAGGTCGTCCACACGGCGGCCTGGCACGACGACGTCGCCGTCGAGGGTGCCCGGGTCGGCGTGGTGGGAACCGGTGCCTCGGCCGTGCAGCTGATCCCGCACCTGGCCGGCGCAGCCGAGGAACTCGTCGTCTTCTGCCGGACCGCTCCCTACGTGGTGCCGCGCGAGGACCGCCGGTACACGGCCGACGAACGCGCCGCGCTGCTCGATCCCGAGGTCGCCGGCGAGGTCCGCCACCGGCTCCTCACCGAGGCCGACGGGGCGTTCCGCCAGCGACTCGGCCTCCACCCCGACATCGACCAGATCCGGGCCCGTGCCCGCAACCATCTCCACGCGCAGGTCGACGACCCGGAACTGCGTGAGCTGCTGACCCCGGATTACGAGATCGGCTGCAAGCGAATCCTTCTCAGCGACGATTTCTATCCGGCGCTGCAGCGGTCGAACGTGGTGTTCGAGCCGAGCGCGCTGGAGTCGATCGCCGAGTCCAAGGCCACCGCGCGTAGCGGACGCACGTTCGATCTCGACGTCCTCGTCATGGCAACAGGGTTCGAGTCCGCCCGTCCGCCGGCCGCGAGCCGGGTCGTCGGCCGCGCGGGCGTGCGTCTCTCGGAACACTGGGCAGCGGGCATGACCTCATATGCGTCGACCGTCGTCAGTGGCTTCCCCAACATGTTCGTCCTCGACGGGCCGAACGCGGCGCTCGGCCACAACTCGGCGATCTACATGATCGAGACGCAACTCGACTACGTGCTCGGTGCGCTGGAGTTCATGGGCGGCACCGAGGTCCGGGCGCTGGAGGTCTCCGCGGAGGCCGAAGCCGCCTACACCCGCGAGATCGACGAGCGCAGTGCGTCGACGGTATGGCTGACCGGTTGCGACAGTTGGTATGTCGACCCGAAGAGCGGCCGCCTGACGCTGCTGTGGCCGGGGACGGCGGCGTCGTTCCGCGAACGCAACGGCACCTTCGATCCCGCGCCCTATCTGACCATCACCGATTCTCCGGAGGGGGAACGATGA
- the typA gene encoding translational GTPase TypA: MSAAPTFRNVAIVAHVDHGKTTLVDAMLRQSGVFGERAEVVDRVMDSGDLEREKGITILAKNTSVHRRQPDGTEVVINVIDTPGHADFGGEVERGLSMVDGVVLLVDSSEGPLPQTRFVLRKALAAELPVIVVVNKTDRPDARIQEVVDETQDLLLDLASDLDEEAAKAAELVLELPVLYASGRAGVCSIEQPANGEIPDAENLDAFFDVLLEHVPAPKGDPEAPLQAHVTNLDASAFLGRLALVRIHNGTLRKGQQVSWCREVDGEPVVERAKITELLATVGVERAPAESAVAGDIVAVAGMPEIMIGDTLADLENPQPLPRITVDEPAISVTIGTNSSPLAGRVSGHKLTARMVKQRLDSELIGNVSLRVLDIGRPDAWEVQGRGELALAILVEQMRREGFELTVGKPQVVTRKVDGKVQEPYEHLTVDVPEEYLGAVTQLLAARKGRMEQMNNHGTGWVRMEFIVPSRGLIGFRTDFLTETRGTGIANAVFQGYDSWAGEIRARHTGSLVSDRSGTVTPFAMIQLADRGTFFVNPGDDSYEGHVVGINPRQEDLDINVTREKKLTNMRQSSADVMETLAKPMQLDLEGAMEFCAADECVEVTPEVVRVRKVHLDSSTRARERSRAKSRDAAVS, encoded by the coding sequence CTCGAACGTGAGAAGGGCATCACCATTCTCGCCAAGAACACCTCGGTTCACCGGCGCCAACCGGATGGCACCGAGGTGGTCATCAACGTCATCGACACCCCCGGTCACGCCGACTTCGGCGGTGAGGTCGAGCGCGGCCTGTCGATGGTCGACGGAGTCGTGCTGCTGGTCGACTCGTCCGAGGGCCCGCTCCCGCAGACGCGCTTCGTGCTCCGCAAGGCCCTTGCGGCCGAGCTCCCGGTGATCGTGGTCGTCAACAAGACCGACCGCCCCGACGCGCGCATCCAGGAAGTCGTCGACGAGACGCAGGACCTGCTGCTCGACCTCGCCTCCGACCTCGACGAGGAAGCCGCGAAGGCCGCCGAGCTCGTGCTCGAACTCCCGGTCCTCTACGCCTCCGGCCGCGCCGGCGTGTGTTCCATCGAGCAGCCGGCGAATGGCGAGATCCCGGACGCCGAGAACCTCGACGCCTTCTTCGACGTCCTGCTCGAGCACGTCCCGGCGCCCAAGGGCGATCCGGAGGCGCCGCTGCAGGCCCACGTCACCAACCTCGACGCGTCGGCCTTCCTCGGCCGTCTCGCGCTCGTCCGCATCCACAACGGCACCCTGCGCAAGGGTCAGCAGGTGTCCTGGTGTCGCGAGGTCGACGGTGAGCCCGTCGTCGAGCGTGCCAAGATCACCGAACTCCTCGCCACCGTCGGCGTCGAACGCGCACCGGCGGAGTCGGCGGTCGCCGGCGACATCGTGGCCGTCGCGGGTATGCCGGAGATCATGATCGGCGACACCCTCGCCGACCTCGAGAACCCGCAGCCGCTGCCGCGCATCACCGTCGACGAGCCGGCCATCTCGGTCACCATCGGCACCAACTCCTCGCCCCTGGCGGGTCGCGTGTCCGGTCACAAGCTGACCGCCCGCATGGTGAAGCAGCGCCTCGACTCCGAGCTCATCGGCAATGTGTCGCTGCGAGTGCTCGACATCGGCCGTCCGGACGCCTGGGAGGTACAGGGTCGAGGTGAGCTCGCGCTCGCGATCCTCGTCGAGCAGATGCGTCGCGAGGGCTTCGAACTGACCGTCGGCAAGCCGCAGGTGGTCACCCGCAAGGTCGACGGCAAGGTCCAGGAGCCCTACGAGCACCTCACCGTCGATGTCCCCGAGGAGTACCTCGGCGCGGTCACCCAGTTGCTGGCCGCACGCAAGGGCCGCATGGAGCAGATGAACAACCACGGCACCGGCTGGGTCCGCATGGAGTTCATCGTCCCGTCGCGCGGTCTGATCGGTTTCCGCACCGACTTCCTCACCGAGACCCGCGGCACCGGCATCGCCAACGCCGTCTTCCAGGGTTACGACAGCTGGGCCGGCGAGATCCGTGCCCGCCACACCGGCTCGCTCGTGAGCGACCGTTCCGGCACCGTCACCCCGTTCGCGATGATCCAGCTCGCCGACCGCGGAACCTTCTTCGTCAACCCGGGCGACGACAGCTACGAGGGCCATGTCGTGGGCATCAACCCGCGCCAGGAGGACCTCGACATCAACGTCACCCGCGAGAAGAAGCTGACCAACATGCGTCAGTCCTCGGCCGACGTGATGGAGACGCTGGCCAAGCCGATGCAGCTCGATCTCGAAGGCGCCATGGAATTCTGTGCCGCCGACGAGTGTGTCGAGGTCACCCCCGAGGTCGTCCGAGTGCGTAAGGTTCACCTCGATTCGTCGACGCGTGCCCGTGAGCGCTCGCGGGCCAAGTCCCGGGACGCTGCGGTCAGCTGA